The following coding sequences are from one Salvelinus namaycush isolate Seneca chromosome 23, SaNama_1.0, whole genome shotgun sequence window:
- the LOC120018382 gene encoding interferon regulatory factor 2-binding protein 1-like yields the protein MSSSQSYSRRQWCCYLCDLPKMPWAMIWDFSETVCRGCVNYEGTDRIEFLIETARQLKITHVMQDDRSPCPQPTKHGPGGRDGPMEGGRPLPECFERGRGDYGAPARIPNGLHRIDDGGPQQELSGQSPINARRPMVCTVPPNLMTQGLVGAPHGLLAAVPGLNARVGGTPLTLSASMLNEITKRQLSMGMGVASFLSPEFEKELREKQRNAEALAELSESVRNRADDWAGRPKAVRGALLTLSGCTPFNVRFKKDHSLVGRIFAFDAKLTLDFELKIFAEYPCGSGNMFSSLAALVKQMFHDSQRDSGSKVVNSGLKYVEYEKRYGAGDWRLLSELLSDAVRAFKDTPGPDVLPQPYLDASCSMLPTALCHMSRSAPPVRGRRRKASPEPQGGEVVTTEEQLRQHWPMGMYPGMAIHLAASSFPSASQPPPHQEGSASHSHSSDPSPITALMSVADNAGAAAGQSPREAPSSSSSGGGLGHSSLAVRQSSSSPMAACPAGQQRRLASRNGEPQGASNSAGGTTAALPLAGASDQGAGDPSSSSGPPLCCTICHERLEDTHFVQCPSVAAHKFCFPCTRDFIRSRGAGSEVFCPSGERCPLVGSNVPWAFMQGEIVTILAGDVKVKKERDP from the coding sequence ATGTCCTCCTCCCAGTCATATTCAAGGCGGCAGTGGTGTTGCTACCTTTGCGATTTGCCTAAGATGCCATGGGCTATGATCTGGGACTTTAGCGAGACTGTCTGCCGAGGCTGTGTGAATTATGAAGGTACGGACCGTATTGAATTCCTCATAGAGACGGCAAGGCAGTTGAAAATAACTCATGTTATGCAGGATGACAGGTCCCCGTGTCCCCAGCCCACTAAACATGGCCCAGGTGGGAGAGATGGACCGATGGAGGGTGGCAGGCCACTTCCTGAATGCTTTGAAAGGGGAAGAGGGGACTACGGAGCCCCAGCACGGATCCCCAACGGTCTGCACAGAATAGATGACGGGGGCCCACAACAAGAACTCAGTGGACAGAGCCCTATCAACGCCAGACGACCCATGGTGTGTACCGTTCCGCCCAATTTAATGACACAAGGCCTTGTGGGGGCTCCGCACGGGTTGCTAGCAGCTGTGCCCGGTTTAAATGCCAGAGTCGGGGGaacccccctcaccctctctgccTCCATGCTGAACGAGATCACCAAGAGGCAGCTGAGCATGGGCATGGGTGTGGCCTCCTTCCTGAGCCCTGAGTTTGAGAAGGAGCTGAGGGAGAAGCAGAGGAACGCAGAGGCTCTGGCCGAGCTGTCGGAGAGTGTACGGAACCGAGCAGACGACTGGGCCGGCCGACCCAAGGCTGTACGAGGGGCCCTGCTCACCCTCTCCGGCTGTACCCCCTTCAACGTGCGCTTCAAGAAGGACCACAGCCTGGTGGGACGGATCTTTGCCTTCGATGCCAAGCTGACGCTGGACTTTGAGCTGAAGATCTTTGCGGAGTACCCGTGCGGCTCGGGGAACATGTTCTCCAGCCTGGCGGCGCTGGTCAAGCAGATGTTCCACGACAGCCAGAGAGACTCTGGGAGCAAGGTGGTCAACTCGGGCCTGAAGTATGTGGAGTACGAGAAAAGGTATGGCGCGGGGGACTGGCGACTGCTCTCTGAGCTGCTGAGTGATGCGGTACGGGCCTTTAAGGACACCCCCGGCCCTGACGTTCTCCCCCAGCCCTACCTGGACGCCAGCTGCTCCATGCTGCCCACAGCGCTGTGTCACATGTCCCGCTCGGCACCGCCAGTCCGCGGGCGCCGGAGGAAGGCTTCCCCAGAGCCCCAGGGTGGAGAGGTGGTGACCACAGAGGAGCAGCTCCGGCAGCATTGGCCCATGGGGATGTACCCGGGAATGGCTATCCACCTAGCTGCCTCCTCCTTCCCCAGCGCTAGCCAGCCACCTCCTCACCAGGAGGGCTCAGCCTCCCATTCCCACAGCAGCGATCCCTCCCCCATCACAGCACTGATGAGCGTGGCTGACAACGCAGGTGCAGCCGCCGGCCAGTCACCCAGAGAGGCccctagcagcagcagtagtggtgGAGGCCTGGGCCACTCCTCCTTGGCAGTGagacagagcagcagcagccccATGGCAGCATGCCCTGCGGGGCAGCAGCGGCGCCTGGCCTCCAGGAATGGGGAACCCCAGGGAGCCAGCAACTCTGCAGGGGGAACCACAGCAGCTCTCCCTCTGGCTGGGGCCTCGGACCAGGGAGCAGGGGACCCCTCCAGCTCCTCTGGTCCCCCTCTCTGCTGCACCATCTGCCACGAGCGCTTGGAAGACACTCACTTTGTCCAGTGCCCCTCGGTTGCGGCCCATAAGTTCTGCTTCCCATGCACCAGAGACTTCATCCGGAGCCGGGGGGCCGGCAGCGAGGTGTTCTGCCCCAGTGGAGAGAGGTGTCCCCTGGTAGGCTCCAACGTGCCCTGGGCCTTCATGCAGGGAGAGATCGTTACCATCCTGGCTGGAGATGTCAAGGTGAAGAAGGAGCGCGACCCCTAA
- the LOC120018384 gene encoding hepatocyte nuclear factor 3-beta-like — MLSSVKMESHELPEWNAFYSEASEMYASPTAMNSMSSMSTINSYINLNPAGSPATMNMGYGSSGLNSQLASMGGGANHMNLSPVTSSLNPSSLSQLGSPGPSLGSLSHYQNMGQPMSQLSYPSPTSLNRAKEVPKPYRRSLTHAKPPYSYISLITMAIQQSGSKMLTLNEIYQWIMDLFPYYRENQQRWQNSIRHSLSFNDCFVKVARSPDKPGKGSYWALHPNSGNMFENGCYLRRQKRFKIDQEKAAKKSGKTQEGGSVKGGHGDSLMEEHSPAGGSEGADSAHSDNSHPGSSSEELQQRSMVQLDCPQQPQSHVQSTPVAITSSLPSSTPLLHSQVMGGSPHLLPSAMHNLDLQNDPHKAMDPHYNFNHPFSITNLMSNEQKMDLKTYQDQVMAYNGYASSSPIAAKQIYDSAGPSVMDSGAYYQTLYSRSVLNAS; from the exons ATGTTGAGCTCAGTGAAGATGGAGTCTCATGAACTGCCAGAGTGGAATGCCTTCTACAGCGAAGCCAGTGAG atGTATGCCTCTCCCACTGCCATGAATTCAATGAGTTCAATGAGCACCATCAACAGCTACATCAACCTGAACCCAGCTGGTTCTCCAGCCACCATGAACATGGGCTATGGCAGCTCTGGGCTCAACAGTCAACTGGCGTCCATGGGCGGAGGAGCCAACCATATGAACCTGTCCCCGGTGACTTCATCCCTCAACCCCAGCTCTCTCTCCCAGCTGGGCTCCCCAGGCCCTTCCCTGGGCTCCCTCTCCCACTACCAGAACATGGGCCAGCCCATGAGCCAGCTGAGCTACCCCTCTCCCACCTCCCTCAACCGGGCCAAGGAGGTGCCCAAGCCCTACCGCCGCTCACTGACCCACGCCAAGCCACCTTACTCCTACATCTCCCTCATCACCATGGCCATTCAGCAGTCCGGCAGCAAGATGCTCACCCTCAATGAGATCTACCAGTGGATAATGGACCTGTTCCCCTACTACCGCGAGAACCAGCAGCGCTGGCAGAACTCCATCCGCCACTCGCTGTCCTTCAACGACTGCTTCGTCAAGGTGGCCCGCTCGCCCGACAAGCCCGGCAAAGGCTCCTACTGGGCCCTGCACCCCAACTCAGGCAACATGTTTGAGAACGGCTGCTACCTGCGCCGCCAGAAGCGCTTCAAGATCGATCAAGAGAAGGCTGCGAAGAAGTCTGGCAAGACCCAGGAGGGAGGCTCGGTGAAAGGGGGCCATGGAGACAGCCTGATGGAGGAGCACAGCCCAGCGGGGGGCTCAGAGGGGGCCGACTCGGCTCACTCTGACAACTCGCACCCTGGTTCCTCCTCAGAGGAGCTGCAGCAGAGGAGCATGGTCCAGCTGGACTGCCCCCAACAGCCCCAGTCCCACGTCCAGAGCACCCCTGTGGCAATCACCTCCTCCTtgccctcctccacccctctcctccactcccagGTCATGGGAGGCAGCCCCCATCTCCTCCCGAGCGCCATGCATAATCTGGACCTGCAGAACGACCCTCACAAGGCCATGGATCCCCACTACAACTTCAACCACCCCTTCTCCATCACCAACCTCATGTCCAATGAGCAGAAGATGGATCTGAAGACGTACCAGGACCAGGTGATGGCCTACAATGGCTACGCCTCCTCCTCTCCGATAGCAGCCAAGCAGATCTACGACAGCGCAGGACCCTCGGTCATGGACTCTGGGGCCTACTACCAAACCCTCTACAGCCGGTCGGTCCTCAATGCCTCCTAA